In Venenivibrio stagnispumantis, a single window of DNA contains:
- a CDS encoding putative toxin-antitoxin system toxin component, PIN family: MKDKIFIDTNIWLYAFMEQDFKKTSIAREIIDKNMEQICLSTQILNEICINLLKKANYSEEEIKNLIKNFDEVYEIYPIRIEDCLKASEVRNKFNISYWDSLVIASALNNGCIILYSEDMQHNQIIENQLKIINPFLNNKE, translated from the coding sequence AAGATAAAATATTCATAGATACAAATATTTGGTTATATGCTTTTATGGAACAGGATTTCAAAAAAACCTCAATAGCAAGAGAAATAATAGATAAAAATATGGAGCAAATTTGCTTAAGCACACAAATTTTAAATGAAATTTGCATTAATCTTTTAAAAAAAGCTAATTATTCAGAAGAAGAGATAAAAAATCTAATTAAAAACTTTGATGAAGTATATGAAATATATCCAATAAGAATAGAAGATTGTCTTAAAGCTTCAGAAGTTAGAAATAAATTTAATATTTCCTATTGGGATAGTTTAGTTATTGCATCAGCATTAAATAATGGATGTATTATTTTATATTCAGAAGATATGCAACATAATCAAATTATAGAAAACCAACTAAAAATAATAAATCCTTTTTTAAATAACAAGGAATGA